The Tamandua tetradactyla isolate mTamTet1 chromosome 23, mTamTet1.pri, whole genome shotgun sequence genomic interval CATGACAGACAGCCTTGGCGTGTCCTCTGCCAAGGTGAGCTGCCCGTGGAGCCCGAGGCAGGCCATGtgtgctgggcaggccaggagcAGCTCCAGACTGAGGGGCTGCAGGGGGAACAGGACGGGGTGCAAGGAGGAGACACTGGGTGCCGACCAGATCCCAGGGGGGGCTGTGATGGCGTGAGGCCCTGCAGGGTGGAGGCAACAAAGGCCCGTGCCAGCAGGCTCTcatggggagggggcagcagggaAAACTGCCTTGTTGGCCAGGAGGTGTCCTGGGGGCCACACTGAGGCTCTGGGGCAGCTGAGAGACCACTAGTCCTGGCCTGTAGTCCTGAGGGAGCCAGGAGAGGGGTCTGAGGAGCTGAGGGGCTTCAGCAGCCAGGCTAGCAGCCACCCCCCTCCAAGGGCGCTGGGAACCCAGGCACAGCCCAGCTCCTGGGGCCCCCACAAGCCAGCGCTGTGAGTGTCCCATCCCGGGGGTGCCCGGTGATAGGCAGGGGGCTGGCTGTGGGGGCCGAGGGCCATGACTGTGGCGTCATGGAAAGTGGGGGGCAGCCTTGAGGCATGGACCCGGAGCAGCCCCCGCTGGAGCATGTGAGGCCGGTCTGGGCCTCCTGAACCCTGGTTTGTTGAGGCCACGAGACCTGTCCTGGCCCCCAAGGCCTCCTGTctcagggcagggctgggctgagGGTTTCCCCTCCCCTAGACCTCTGGCTCTGAGCGTGGTCACGTGGGGCACTGTGCGTCTATGGGGGCCACACAAGCTGGTGGGGGTGCTCCCCCCCCGCTGCTTGCTTCTCGGCGGGTTCCTCCGCCCAGGCCCTACTCGCCAGCCCCCACTTTCTGCCCCAGGTGGTCTTCGGGAAGAAGCTTCCTGCCTTCGCTACAGTCCCTCTGCACCAGCTGCAGCACGAGAAGAAACACGACATTTACTTTGCCGATGCAAAAGTGCTAGCGTTGTACAGGTGAGGGAGGCTCTGTGGCTGGGACGGGTGCGCCCTGACACCCCTTCCTCCTCCGTCACCCCTTATCTCCCCCTGCCGCATACCACCTCTCCCTGTCACCTTGGTCTCATTACCTCTTCTcgcccccctcaccccccccGCAAAGGCGGTATGAGTGGGTCGATCTTGTCGGGGAGCATCCAGCGGGCCCCCGGCAGTGCAGGTCCCACCCTGCGACAGGCACAGCTGTCTAGGGTACCCTCAGCTTCCAGCAGAGCCCCCAGCGCCCAGCTCCAGGGCATGGTGTGGGGCTGCCCAGTGGCCCCCTCCTCTCCTCTGGGGAAGGCGCCTCCTCCCCGCCAACTCAGGACACCCCACACATCGCCCCTCCACCACGACAGCACTCCTGCCCCAGGGGCTTGCCTGGCATGGCCTAAGACTGGCACTTTGGCGGCGCTGCTCTCCCACAGGCAGCTGCTGCAGCATGAGTGCCCGCGGTGCCCCGAGCTGCCGCCCTTTGGCCTCTTTGGCGACCTGGAGCAGCACATGAGGAAGCAGCACGAGCTCTTCTGCTGCAAGCTGTGCCTCCAGCACCTCAAGGTGTGTCCTCAAGCAGACTCCCCCAAGGGACCCAGGGAgagccccccccacacacacacaccatcctgGGGACCCAGTGAGAGCCCCCCACGTTCACACCGCCCTGGGGACCCAAGGAGAGCCCCCCATGCCCACACTGCCCTGGGGACCCAGGGAGAGCCCCTCCCCATGCCCACAGTATCACTGGCCCCTGCCTGTTCTGTTTACTTGTGTATGAGCCTCCATCTGTCCCCGCCCGGGCAGGAGGGCCCCCTGCGGTGGGCTTGGCAGGCCTGGGTGCCTTGGGGTGGGTGAAGAAGGGATGCGTGGCCCAGGACACCTCCACCTGAGCTCAGCCCCCCTGTGGTCTGCAGATCTTCACATACGAGCGCAAGTGGTACTCACGCAAGGACCTGGCGCGGCACCGCATGCAGGGGGATCCCGATGACACCTCACACCGTGGGCACCCACTCTGCAAGTTCTGCGACGAGCGCTACCTGGACAACGACGAGCTGCTCAAGCACCTGCGCCGCGACCACTACTTCTGCCACTTCTGCGACTCAGACGGGGCCCAGGACTACTACAGGTGGGGCTGGGCGGGGCCCAGGACTACTACAGGTGGGGCTGGGCGGGGCCCAGGACTACCGGAGGGGGTCAGGGCCCAGGCCTGCTGTAGGTAGGGAGGGGCTGGGGTGTGGGAGGTGCGGGTAGGACGGGGGCGTGTGTAGTGGGTGTTGCAGTGTGCATGGGCCACCCTGATGCCCGGCCCACCCGCAGCGACTACGCGTACCTGCGTGAGCACTTCCGGGAGAAGCACTTCCTGTGCGAGGAGGGCCGCTGCAGCTCAGAGCAGTTCACCCATGCTTTCCGCACCGAGATCGACCTCAAGGCCCACCGGACAGCCTGTCACAGCCGCAGCCGTGCCGAGGCCCGCCAGAACCGCCAGATCGACCTGCAGTTCAGCTATGTCCCCCGGCACGCGCGCCGCGAGGGTGAGCGGGCTCTGATACGGGGCTGCTGTGGGCAGTGGGGGCTCGCCTGGCCCGGGCTCAACTTGACGCAGGATTGACCGTCAGCTAGTACCCTGCTCAAGGCCCTCAGTCCCCTGTGTCCCTGCCGTGGTCTGGACTCAGCTGTGAACCCAGAGAGCTCTTCTCTCAGGGCCTGGGGCCGGTGGGCTTGTGGAGCTGCTGTGAGCAGCCTGTGGGAGCCTTCCCAGGGCAGCAGGCCTCTGGCTGGGACTGGTGCTCAGGCCGCGCTGATCAGGGCTGGAGTGGACCCCTCAAGGCTCTGTCTCCCCACTCCTCACGTGCTGTGGAGAGTGGGAGTTTCTGCCACCCAGGCCAGAGGGCTGGTGGGTTGGCTCTGCCCTACTCtgacctggggggggggggctgctgcTGGGCCCGGGTTGTGACAGGCTGTGTGCTGCCTGCAGGGGTTGTCAGTGGAGAGGACTACGAGGAGGTGGACAGGTACAACCGCCAGGGCCGTGCAGGCCGGGCCAGCGGGCGCGGAGCCCAGCAGAGCCGCCGAGGCAGCTGGAGGTACAAGAGGTGGGAGGCTTTACTTGCTGCTGATGTTCTCCGGGCACCACCACCCTGAGCCAAGGGCAGTGGCCGGCAGCTGGGCCAGGGCAGCCCAGGGTTCTGGGGGCCTGAACACGAACAAGGCTCTGCTGCATGCCGTTAGCGAGCAGCCATATGAGCACCCCTCCCTAGCGCGGGGGTTAGTTTGAGAAGGAGCCTGTGTCCCTTAGGGGGATGGGTGTCGTGTGCTGTAAAAGCACCAGGTCCAGAGCTATTAGTTGTCAAGTATGTCTGGCCCCACTTCCCAACTCAAGTCCTGCCACTGGCCCCACCTCCAAGCCACACCCCCGCGTTGCCTCCATCTCCCTTTCCCAGCCAGCGAGGGGGCTCCAGCATCCATTCTGCTTGTCCCAGGCTAGCTGCTACCTGACATCCACGCTACCTGGGGGTGGCCACTCTCCCACCTTGTCCACAGCCCCCTGGGGTCTGCACCCTGCCCATCTGAAAGCCTGTCCCCACGTCCGCAGGGAAGAAGAGGACCGAGAGGTGGCAGCTGCCATCCGGGCCTCGGTGGCTGCACAGCAGCAGGAGGAGAAGCGCCAGGGTGAGGACTGCGAGGAGGGCGGCAGAACCAAGAAGGAGGAGGCATCGCGGGGGCCCGAGGAGCCCCGTGGCCCCCGGCGTCAGGCTCGGCCTCAGACTGAAGGCCCAGGTGTGCTCCCCACCTGCAGGTGGCTCCTGGCCAGCACAGCCGGAACTGCCAGGGCTTGCCTGCAGGCCCACCCATGCTTATGCTGCACCCCCTCCATGCCCCTCCACACATCCCCGTCCCtccacagccccccaccccttcACGCCCCCTCTACCCCGTGCCCCTCCAGAGCCCCCTACCCCTCCACAGCCCTCCACACAcctgtacccccacccccacccccattgccCAGCCCTTGCACCCCTTGTCTCATAGGCCCCAAGGAAACCTCAACGAATGGCTCCATAAGCCAAGAGGCTGCCCCAGCAATAGGCCCAGCTGCAGGGGCCACACCCCCGAGGTACGTGCTAGGGCGAGGGGGGTGCGAGGAGGGTGGGCGGGGGCCTGCCGCGCCACAGgtactcaccactctccccccaCCTGGGCTCAGCGccctcccgccccccaccccaaagcTCAAGGATGAAGACTTCCCCAGTCTGTCCACCTCCTCCTGCTCGGCGGCAGCCCCTGGCCCCGTAGGCTTGGCGCTCGCCTACCCAGTTCTCGCAAGGGGCAGGAGCGCCTTCCAGGAGGATGACTTCCCTGCCCTGGTGCCCTCGGCATGCAAACCCAGCGCTGCGGCCCCCAGCCTCGCCTCGGCCTGGAACGGCGGTGGCAGGAACAGGAAGGCGGCACAGGCCGGCGCGGGGCCCCAGGCTGCCGGCGGGGGCGGCCAGCCCACCAGGAGGGCCGGGAAGGGGAGTGGCCGGAGCAGGAAGGGCGGCCCAGCCACCGTGGAGCAGGGGGACCCCCGCGCCGGCCTCAGTGCCCAGGAGCTGCGCAGCGCTCCCACCACGGTCGCCGTGTCCTCCCTGCTGGCGCTGGCCTCCTCCCAGCCCTCAGCCAAGGTCGGCCGGAAGAAGAAGGTGGGGTCGGAGAAGCCCGGTGCCGCGTCGCCACCACCATTACACCCCGACTGCACCCCGAAGGCCCCCGACAAAGGCAGGCTGCTGGGTGCTGAGCAGGCCGAGGGGCCAGGGGCTGCCGTCGTCAATGGACACGCCGAGGGGCCAGCCCCAGTGCGCAACACCCCCAAAGAGCCGCCTGGGCTCCCACGGCCCCCGGGAACCCCTGCCCGCCCCACGCCTCAGGAGGAGTTCCCAGTCCTGGGGGGCCCCTGTGCGCCTAGGATGCCTCCCCCACCAGGTACGTCTCCTGAGCCTGTGGGCTGTGGGTGGAGAGGTTGGGTTAGGCAGGAGGTGTGGGTGGGGTGGCCCACGAGGTGGGCAGGCCAGTGGGGGGCTGCCGGGGCCTTCTGTAAACTGGGCAGCCAAGGCCCCGCCTCCTGGCTGTGCCACGAGGGTCAGGGAGCTCTGGCCCGTCCTGCCCAGGTGAGGGGTCCCAGGACAGCTGCAGGGTCACGTGCTGGTCTCACCCTCCACAGGCTTCAACACCGTGGTACTCCTGAAGGGTgtgccgcccccacccccgccgggCCTGGTGCCCCCGCTCAGCAAGCCGCCCCCTGGCTTCTCCGGCCTCCTGCCCAGCCCCCATCCAGCCTGCActcccagcagcagcagcaccacaaAAATGTGAGTGTGGCCAGGCGCCGAGTGGGGTGTCCCCATCTCTGGGGCCGTCGTCCAGGCTAATGCCTCCACTACCTCCTCCCGACCCGCAGGGCCAGGCTGACGCCCACAGCCCAGGCCTACCTGGTTCCCGAGCACTTCCGGGAGAGGAACCTCGAGCTCATCCAGTCCATCAAGGACTTCCTGCAGAGCGACGAGGCTCGCTTCAGCAAGTTCAAGAGTCACTCGGGGCAGTTCAGACAGGTCTGGGGCGGGAGCTGTGGGGTGCCGGGGGTAGGGAAGGGCCAGGGGGCCCAGGCCCAGGGGATGTGACTGGGTCTGGCTCTGGCTGGCAGGGCATGATCTCTGCAGCCCAGTATTACAAGAGCTGCTGGGACCTGCTTGGGGAGAACTTCCAGAAGATCTTCCACGAGCTGCTGGTGCTGCTGCCGGACACAGCCAAGCAGCAGGAGCTGCTGTCGGCACACATGTGCTTCCATGGCCGCGAGAGCCCCAGGGAGGGCAGGACCAGTGCCTGGCCCACCAGCACCCAGCAGGCAGGCCTGGACTGCTGTGTGTGCCCCACCTGCCAGCAGGTGCTGGCACACAGTGATGTCAGCAGCCACCAGGCGCTGCACGCTGCCCGGGACGAGGACTTCCCTTCCCTGCAGGCCATTGCCAGGGTCATCACGTAGCTCCTGCCAGTGTGGGCAGGAGCCATTGTGCTCGTgagcctccttcctcctcctcctcctctcggGCGGCCAGGTCAGGCCCTAGTGAGGCTACCTGCTCAGGGCCCGCGGCTGACCAGGCCACCGGGGAATCACCAGGAAGGCCTACCCTGCCCGTCAGCGCCACACAGGAAGCCCCCCGGTTCCTCCTAGAGCAGGCCATAGACCCCTGCCCCCACGGCAGGGCAGTCTCAGTTTGCATTCTCTTGCATTAGGAAGGTGCCTGCCCAGATGCTGGATGCATCATGGAGCTGGGCCCCCATGTCCAAGGCTGCAGCATTTGCACCCCCAGAGCTAAAAGCTGTGGATCCATTGGGCTGGAGTCAGATGTTGAGGGTGTTGTGTTAACAGTTGGCCGTTTTGTGATTTAAAGAATGTTCAGGATTAAAAGCTGACGCGAAATTGTGCTACTTGAAATTGAATCTTTTTATGAGACAAGCTGAATCTGCGATTTCAAATTGCCTCTGACCTTTTATAAAACAGTTTAtcttcaaataaatttattttgcaatACTGCACGTAGCTGGTGTCGTGAACTTCTCTGCCTTCGAGTGCACCGCAGCCAGGGGTCCTCACAGTCTCCACCTGATGGGCCGGTGAGCgctggggagggcagggcagcCGGGGCTACGCTCACGGGCAGCCAACCCTACGCTCACGGGCAGCCAACCCGAGGCCCCAACCCTCAGAGCCTGGGAATGCCCGGAGCTCCCAGAAACAGCCATGCTGGGGCTGGGTGGCCAGAGCGTGCTGACACCTCGCCCTTCAGACACCGCGAGCACAGCACAGTTGGGAGATGCTCAGTTCCAGACCAGCACTGCTCAGCAAGTATTGCTGTGAGTCCCACGAAGTGCTTGGTTTCCTGGTCCATGTGAAAGTGTTTATACTATACCGCAACAGCTGCTGCCCGAGGCCGGGCTGGCTGAGGCCGTTGGGGTGGAGACCACGGTGGAGTCCGCCAAACTGATTGGCTCTTCCTTTCACATGTTTCTCTGTAACAGGTATTGCTGTTTGATACCATTTGACCCACagtagaatttctttcaaaatttgagCCAATCCTCTTGAACCCTGCCGCTGCTTTATCAGCTAGGTTGATGTCATGTTCTAAACTTTGTTTAGAACCAGTGTGCACAGCGCCTTCACCAGGAGATTCCGTCTCCAGAAACCCCCTTCTTTGCTCATCCGTGAGAAGCAGCTCCTCACCGTTCAAGTTTTTTCATGAGATTGCAGCCTTCccgtcacatcttcaggctccacctCGAACGCTAGATCTCTTGCTGTTTCCACcccatctgcagttacttcctccactgaagtcttgaacccctcaaagtcattcATGAGGGTTGGAACtgacttcttccaaactcctgtgaaTGGTGGTGTTTTGACCTCCTCCCAGGAGTCACAAAAATCCTGAATGGCGTCTGGACTGATGGATCCAGCaggttttcaattgactttgcccAGACCTCTCAGAAGAACCACCATATGGCAGCTATAGTCTTACAAAACATATCTTTTAACTAATAAAACTTGAAAGTCAGAGTTACTCTTTGGCCTGTGTGCTGCAGAATGGGTGCTGGGTAGCTGTCATGGAAATAGCACTCGCCTCCCTGTACATCTCCACCGGAGCTCCTGGTGACCAGGTGCCTAACCCAGCAACGGCCTCTAAGTGTCCAGGGAGGGTCCCACGTCTCTCACTTCAAATCAAAAGCTAGACAGGAAGGCTGAGGGAGGAAGGCGTGTCGGAAGCCAGGACAGGCCCAAAGTGGGGCTTCTCGTGCCGAACAGGTCATGTTTTGAAAGGAATCTCCGTTTCTGAGCATAGTCTCAACAGTGGGTGTAacatattcagtaaaccatgttgtaaacagacgTGCTGCCATCAGGGCCTTGTTGTTCCATTTGGAGAGCGCAGGCAGAGTAAACTGCACACTTCTTGAAGGCCCtcggattttcagaatggtaaatagcaccggcttcaacttaaagtcaccggCTGCTTCAGTCCTGACGTGAGGATCGGCCTGACCTCTGGAGCTCTGAAACCAGGCATTGCCAGCTCCTCTCTAGCTGGGCAAGTCCTAGGTGGCCTCTTCTTCCAATAGAGGCTGCTTCGTCTACACTGAAAATACGTGTTTGGTGTAGCCACCTTCAGTAATCCTAGCTAGGTGTTCTGggtaacttgctgcagcttctatcAGCACTTTTCCTCCACCTTGTACTTTCATCTTATGGAGACAGCTTCTTCCCTTAAACCTCAGGAACCAACCTCTGCTCGCTTCACACTTTTCTCCCGCAGCCTCCTCACCTCTCTCGgccttcacagaattgaagagagttggggccttgctctggattaggctttggcttaaaggaaacttgtggctggtttgatcttcccCTATATCAGCAATAAGGTTGGTTTGCTTTTCTATCATTCCTATGTTTGCTGAAgcagcacttttaatttctttcaagaacttttccttttcattcacaaCCTGGCTGTCTGGCACAAGAGTCCTAACTTTCAGCCTATATTGGCTTTTAATACATCTTCCTCACTGAGCTTTATCCCTtgcagcttttgatttaaagtgagacgTGGGAACATAGAACTTGTCAAAACAGATGAAGGAAAAACAACCCATGATGGACAAGTATATTGTTTGCGATAAACTAACTTGAATACAGTGACACAGGTAGATGAAAAGCAACAGGACGAGAAGGGACTGTGGGAAAGTGGCAGTGCAGGGAGCTGTAGGAATCTGTCCCTCCACCATAACAGCTATTGAACTATCAGCAACTGTCTGCAGCAACTGTTACAGAACTCGGAAGTCAGGTGGAACACTGTGCCCCATGCAGGGAAAACGTgagaaagaggctggtaaataCAGCAAATATCAGTAAATTTCACCCTCCAAGAAGCAGTTGCCATCCCTCAATCTCATGCAGGCAGCAGTGTGCTGCAGCCCCGACCCCTGGTGCAGCCTGCTGGGGCCAGGCTGGGCCACAGGGACCGGGTCCCCCAGAGCCCCACGTGTGTGGTCTGACGGCTCCGaccactattttctttttaaagattatttttttttaattcagcatatTAATACAATTATGGAGAAAAAACATACAGTCATCCCAACATACGTGCTCACTGCTTTGATGAACTCCTTTAGCTCCCTGAGGTCCCAGAGGAAAATGAGATTTACAGAGGCAGTACCTATTTTTCCCTCTCGTGTCTTCCTAGCCCCTGTTTGGgagttattttaatttccttggctactcaagcaaataccatgaagtggGTTAGATTAGACAATGGGAAtgtatggttttgaggctaaaagaaagtccacgTCCCTGAGGCATCATCAAGACGATGCTTTCTCCCCACAGACCAGCTTCCGGAGACCCTGGACCCCTGTGCCACCCAGCAATGCCTATGGCAGCCTCGCCCTGGACCCCTGTGCCACCCAGCAATGCCTATGGCAGCCTCGCCCTGGACCCCTGTGCCACCCAGCAATGCCTATGGCAGCCTCGCCCTGGACCCCTGTGCCACCCAGCAATGCCTATGGCAGCCTCGCCCTGGACCCCTGTGCCACCCAGCAATGCCTATGGCAGCCTCgcccttctcctctgggttccgcTGATGCCCAGCcccttgcttcctgtggctttctgttACTCATGTCTGAATTTGTTGTGTGTGTGACAGATTCCTGTAAtagcatgttctagtttgctagctgcgggaatgcaacacaccagagatggattggcttttaataaaaggggatttattttgttagttcttcagaggaaaggcagctaactttccactgaggttctttcttacgtggaaggcacaggatggtctctgctggtcttccctccaggcccctgggttccaacaactttccccggggtgacttctttctgcatctccaagggcctgggctgagctgctagtgccgagatgaggaatgccgagctgcttagctgtgctacattgcgttctttcatttaagcaccagccaattaagtcaaacgtcactcactgcagcagacatgcctcctagccaactgcagatgtaattagcagcagatgagattcacgtaagATTGGTTTGTGTCcgcaacaacagaactaggtatgctcacctggccaagttgacaactgaatctaactaacacatagcATTAAGACCATCCTGAGTGGGCGGGGCCGcatacaccttaactgaagtaacatcaaaAGGCCCTGcttggaccaaaagggggaagagggaaataagacaaagtgtcaatggctgagagattccaaatagagtcaagaggttatcctggaggttattcttatgcatcaagtagatatcatcttgttattcaagatgtagtggagaggtggagggaactgcctgaaaatgcagagctgtgttccagtagccatgtttcttgaggatgattgaataatgatacagctgtcacaatgtgactgtgtgtgaaaaccttgtgtctgatgctccttttatctatcatatcaacagacaagtagaacatgtggaataaaaataaataatagggggaacaaatgttaaaataagtttagtttgaaatgctagtgatcaatgaaagcgaggggtaaggggtatggtatgtataatctttttttttctctattatcattttatttctttttctgttgtctttatatttctttttctaaatcgatgcatatacaactatgtgatatattaagaattactgattatatatctatAAGATGTATAATcttaaaatggaatgatatgttaatgttttgtttgtttgttaattttttttattaataaatttaaaaaaaattttttaaaaaggccctGCTTGCAGTGGTCCACCTCTGGGGTCATGCAACTTCTGAACAGCACAGGAACAAACACTCACACACTGGCACATCCAGCCTCAACGAAACACAGAAAACCCAGGGGAGTGGAAGGCCAGCTTTCCAAAGGTATGACATAATTCTCAGAATGTCCCGTTCTcaataaaaaatcacaaaacacacaaagaaacaggaaaggataACCCTCTCACAGAAAGGAAAAACCCACACCTCAAGAAGCTCTACCCTGGAACTGTCAGTCAAGGACTCTGAAGCAACCGTCTTAAACATGTTCAAGGAGCTAAggaatccataaaaaaaaaaaaaaaggaaataaggaagacaatgtctacacaaaataaaaagaaagtataaaaaggGAACAAATTTTGAACCTACAAAGTACAGGAACTGAAATGAAAAGCTCACTAGATGGATTCAATTCAGAAGGACCAGCGAACTCGAAGACAAGACAATTACCCAGcatgaggagcagagagaaaaaataatgaataaaaatgaacagagccagGGGGCCTGTGGGACGCTGTCGCACAAACCAACATATGCACCATTGGGATCCCTGAAGGGCCagatggggaggggggcaggcagTGTATCTGCAGGAACAATAACAGAGCCCCACTCTGATCGAGGTGGTGCAgagagatgcttcagggctctggACAACCAGCAGCAACTGGaagaaacatctttttcaaaaCTCCACAAAACAGTAAAAGGGCTGGATCAAGAAAAAGGGTCATGTAGAAGTAGATGGTCTCGTGGTGCTTGGCGGGCCGTCCTGCACCCTCACCACCTAGGCAGGGAGCCCTGCCCCAGCTCTGGAGGGACCTGGCAGGCCCGTGTGAGCGCTCGCAGCACACACCAGTCTGGGGGTGGCTTGAGGGAGTCACCGACCCAGAACTTCCCTTCATGTCCAAGCCAGCTCTCCAAGTTCTGCTACAGAACAGCTGTGGGAGAGCAGTGGAGGCTGCCTGGGCAAGGGGTTGCTGGCTGTGGACATGCATGGCCTGGGGCTCTTTCCAGGGGAAGGAAGGACATCTGCATCTGTGGAAACAGGGTAATACTCCCAGGACCGCGCGTGCATGCCCAAGGCCAGACGCGTGTGCAGGACGGACCAGGGAGGCCGCGAGCTGTTCTCAAGTGCAGAGTATGGCTAAGCCCTGAGTCTGAGGCTCGCACAGGCCAACCTGGGAAAgagtcccttttcttcttttattttttgttagctcctggcattcaagggaagctctgtcataacacacaagcttaaggaac includes:
- the ZNF598 gene encoding E3 ubiquitin-protein ligase ZNF598; this translates as MAAAAAAVATAPERGGGSCVLCCGDLEATALGRCDHPVCYRCSTKMRVLCEQRYCAVCREELRQVVFGKKLPAFATVPLHQLQHEKKHDIYFADAKVLALYRQLLQHECPRCPELPPFGLFGDLEQHMRKQHELFCCKLCLQHLKIFTYERKWYSRKDLARHRMQGDPDDTSHRGHPLCKFCDERYLDNDELLKHLRRDHYFCHFCDSDGAQDYYSDYAYLREHFREKHFLCEEGRCSSEQFTHAFRTEIDLKAHRTACHSRSRAEARQNRQIDLQFSYVPRHARREGVVSGEDYEEVDRYNRQGRAGRASGRGAQQSRRGSWRYKREEEDREVAAAIRASVAAQQQEEKRQGEDCEEGGRTKKEEASRGPEEPRGPRRQARPQTEGPGPKETSTNGSISQEAAPAIGPAAGATPPSALPPPTPKLKDEDFPSLSTSSCSAAAPGPVGLALAYPVLARGRSAFQEDDFPALVPSACKPSAAAPSLASAWNGGGRNRKAAQAGAGPQAAGGGGQPTRRAGKGSGRSRKGGPATVEQGDPRAGLSAQELRSAPTTVAVSSLLALASSQPSAKVGRKKKVGSEKPGAASPPPLHPDCTPKAPDKGRLLGAEQAEGPGAAVVNGHAEGPAPVRNTPKEPPGLPRPPGTPARPTPQEEFPVLGGPCAPRMPPPPGFNTVVLLKGVPPPPPPGLVPPLSKPPPGFSGLLPSPHPACTPSSSSTTKMARLTPTAQAYLVPEHFRERNLELIQSIKDFLQSDEARFSKFKSHSGQFRQGMISAAQYYKSCWDLLGENFQKIFHELLVLLPDTAKQQELLSAHMCFHGRESPREGRTSAWPTSTQQAGLDCCVCPTCQQVLAHSDVSSHQALHAARDEDFPSLQAIARVIT